A stretch of the Chlorobiota bacterium genome encodes the following:
- the queC gene encoding 7-cyano-7-deazaguanine synthase QueC: protein MTIGNKSNNSGEKAVVLLSGGMDSCVVAAILNSLGYDMYFLHTNYGQKTENRELKSFNDIADFYNVKKRLSVDIKHLSVIGGSSLTDEKIEVSKPNINSTQIPTSYVPFRNANILCIAVSWAEVISANFVAIGAVEEDSSGYPDCRREFYDSFEKTIELGTKPDSNIKILTPVINRSKKEIIEIGKKLNAPLYLTWSCYKSEDLACGNCDSCALRQRGFELAGITDPIEYAI, encoded by the coding sequence ATGACTATTGGGAATAAATCTAACAATTCTGGTGAAAAGGCTGTAGTGCTTCTTAGTGGAGGTATGGACAGCTGTGTAGTGGCTGCCATATTAAATTCTTTGGGTTATGATATGTATTTTCTACATACTAATTACGGTCAAAAAACTGAGAATAGAGAACTAAAATCATTTAATGATATTGCAGATTTTTATAATGTAAAAAAAAGACTTTCAGTAGATATTAAACATTTATCTGTTATTGGCGGATCAAGTTTAACTGACGAAAAAATTGAAGTCTCAAAACCTAACATAAACTCAACTCAAATTCCAACAAGTTATGTTCCATTCAGAAATGCAAATATCTTATGTATAGCAGTAAGTTGGGCTGAAGTTATATCTGCTAATTTTGTTGCAATTGGTGCAGTTGAAGAAGATAGTAGTGGGTATCCAGATTGTAGAAGAGAATTTTATGATTCGTTTGAAAAGACTATTGAATTAGGTACCAAACCAGATTCAAACATTAAAATTTTAACGCCAGTTATTAATAGATCAAAAAAAGAAATAATTGAAATTGGTAAAAAACTAAATGCTCCATTGTACCTAACTTGGTCTTGTTATAAATCAGAAGATTTGGCTTGTGGCAACTGTGATAGTTGTGCTTTAAGGCAACGAGGATTTGAATTAGCAGGAATAACTGATCCAATAGAATATGCCATATAA
- a CDS encoding carbonic anhydrase: protein MIFEEIFKVNELWVKKKLKEDSKFFENLSQGQNPEILYIGCSDSRVTAEELMGANPGEIFVHRNIANLVINTDNNLNAVVQYAVEILKVKHIIVCGHYDCGGVQAALNPSDMGQLNSWLQTLRDVFRLHRVELDSIQDEHKRFDRLVELNVYEQCINVVKIDHVQKSRYSTGFPSVHGWVFDVRTGKLIDLEMDIVKLYKNIWKIYDIKPLK from the coding sequence ATGATATTTGAAGAGATTTTCAAAGTCAATGAGTTATGGGTAAAAAAAAAATTAAAAGAAGATTCTAAGTTTTTTGAGAACCTATCTCAAGGTCAGAATCCTGAGATACTTTATATAGGTTGTTCTGATAGTAGAGTAACGGCTGAAGAGCTTATGGGAGCTAATCCTGGCGAGATATTTGTTCATAGGAATATTGCAAATTTAGTTATTAATACAGATAATAATTTAAACGCAGTTGTTCAATATGCAGTTGAGATTTTAAAAGTTAAACATATAATTGTTTGTGGACATTACGATTGTGGTGGGGTTCAGGCTGCTCTTAACCCAAGCGATATGGGGCAATTAAACAGTTGGCTCCAAACATTGAGAGATGTGTTTAGGTTACATAGAGTTGAATTAGATTCAATTCAAGATGAGCATAAAAGGTTTGACAGATTAGTTGAACTTAATGTTTATGAACAATGTATTAATGTTGTTAAAATAGATCATGTTCAAAAATCAAGATACAGTACTGGCTTTCCTTCTGTTCATGGATGGGTGTTTGATGTTAGAACTGGTAAGTTAATAGATCTTGAAATGGACATTGTAAAGTTATATAAAAATATTTGGAAAATATATGATATTAAACCATTGAAATAA
- the hemF gene encoding oxygen-dependent coproporphyrinogen oxidase → MNYSDTNIPIRERVQNYFRSLQLSICSALELEDGKGIFIEDEWRREGGGGGFTRVIENGNVIEKGGVNFSSVEGELPTTLAKRMNIESTDFFATGVSLVIHPYSPRIPTVHANFRYFEQSNGDSWFGGGADLTPFIPDEFSAIHFHNTLKSSCDPFGFDLYPKYKKWCDEYFYIKHRKESRGIGGIFFDYIRDASNNQESNFAFVRSCGDSFIESYLPIVKARKFEEFTEREKKFQSLRRGRYVEFNLVYDRGTTFGLETGGRTESILMSLPPVVNFDYNADLHTNANEVKLMKWFETPIDWVSYQI, encoded by the coding sequence ATGAATTACTCAGATACAAATATTCCAATAAGAGAACGAGTACAAAACTATTTTCGTTCCTTACAGTTATCTATTTGTTCAGCTTTGGAACTTGAAGATGGGAAAGGAATATTTATTGAGGATGAATGGAGGCGAGAAGGGGGTGGAGGAGGTTTTACAAGAGTGATTGAAAATGGAAATGTAATTGAAAAAGGTGGAGTTAATTTTTCATCAGTTGAAGGTGAACTCCCAACCACTTTAGCAAAAAGAATGAATATTGAATCAACAGATTTTTTTGCTACTGGAGTATCTTTAGTTATTCATCCTTATTCGCCTAGAATTCCTACTGTACATGCTAATTTCCGGTATTTTGAACAATCAAATGGTGACTCTTGGTTTGGAGGAGGCGCAGACTTAACCCCATTTATTCCAGATGAATTTAGTGCTATTCATTTCCATAATACATTAAAAAGTAGTTGTGATCCTTTTGGTTTTGATTTATATCCTAAGTATAAAAAATGGTGTGATGAATATTTTTATATAAAACATAGAAAAGAATCAAGAGGTATTGGTGGCATTTTTTTTGATTACATTCGTGATGCTTCAAATAATCAAGAGTCAAATTTTGCTTTTGTGAGGTCATGTGGAGATTCATTTATTGAATCATATTTGCCAATTGTTAAAGCAAGAAAGTTTGAAGAATTTACTGAAAGAGAAAAAAAATTCCAGTCTTTACGAAGAGGAAGATATGTTGAGTTTAATTTGGTTTATGATAGAGGCACAACATTTGGATTAGAAACTGGAGGCAGAACTGAGAGCATTCTAATGAGCCTACCACCAGTAGTTAACTTTGATTACAATGCAGATTTGCATACTAATGCTAATGAAGTAAAGTTGATGAAATGGTTTGAAACTCCTATTGATTGGGTAAGTTACCAAATTTAA
- a CDS encoding arsenate reductase ArsC: MKKILVVCTGNSCRSQMAEGYLRKYSKNNLDLYSAGISPDKINQNTIDTMFLDGIDISNHTSNNVLEYLDYKFDFVITLCNNAKLNCPSFAYNPKIIHRNFLDPYNSQGNDIQIKSVYMNVREEIKLFCQEFISSNFKDLYINEF, from the coding sequence TTGAAAAAAATTCTTGTAGTTTGTACTGGAAACAGCTGTAGAAGCCAGATGGCAGAAGGATACTTGAGAAAATATTCTAAAAACAATTTAGATTTATATAGTGCTGGAATAAGTCCAGATAAAATTAACCAGAACACTATTGATACTATGTTTTTAGATGGAATTGATATATCAAATCATACTTCAAACAATGTACTTGAATATTTAGATTATAAATTTGATTTTGTAATTACTTTATGTAATAACGCAAAATTGAATTGCCCTTCATTTGCATATAATCCTAAAATTATTCACAGAAATTTTTTAGATCCATATAATTCTCAAGGTAATGACATCCAGATTAAATCAGTTTATATGAATGTTAGAGAAGAAATTAAATTGTTCTGTCAAGAATTCATCAGCTCAAATTTTAAAGATTTATATATAAATGAATTTTAA
- the icd gene encoding NADP-dependent isocitrate dehydrogenase, which yields MSFTLQPPAEGEALSMQNGKLLVPNNPIIPFIEGDGTGADIWRSSVRVMDAAVEKAYNGERKICWYEVYAGEKANEVYGEQVWLPEDTLTAFKKYLVGIKGPLTTPVGGGIRSLNVALRQILDLYVCLRPVRWFTGVPSPVKSPDKVNMVIFRENTEDIYAGIEYQAGSPEAQKVLNFIQENFPDNFDKIRFGTKEKASEFWSQVGSDMVGNDVMVGIGIKPVSRSGSFRLVHSAISYAIENNRKSVTIVHKGNIMKYTEGAFRDWGYGVAKDVFGAVEIDGGPWCIIPEGKPGAGMIIKDAIADITLQQILTRPDEFDVIATLNLNGDYLSDALAAQVGGIGIAPGANINYITGAAIFEATHGTAPKYAGLDKVNPGSVILSGEMMLRYMGWTEAADLIIKGMDGAIAAKNVTYDFARLMDGANEIKCSEFGTEMINNM from the coding sequence ATGTCATTTACTTTACAACCTCCAGCTGAGGGGGAAGCATTATCAATGCAAAATGGAAAACTTCTTGTTCCCAACAACCCAATAATTCCGTTTATAGAAGGCGATGGAACTGGTGCAGATATATGGCGTTCATCTGTTCGTGTTATGGATGCAGCAGTAGAAAAAGCATATAATGGAGAACGTAAAATTTGTTGGTATGAAGTTTATGCTGGAGAAAAAGCTAATGAAGTTTATGGAGAACAAGTTTGGTTACCAGAGGACACTTTAACAGCATTCAAAAAATATTTAGTTGGAATTAAAGGTCCGCTAACCACTCCAGTTGGTGGTGGAATTAGAAGTTTAAATGTTGCTTTAAGGCAAATTCTTGATTTGTATGTTTGTTTGCGACCAGTTCGTTGGTTTACTGGTGTTCCATCACCTGTAAAAAGTCCTGACAAAGTTAACATGGTTATTTTCAGGGAGAACACAGAAGATATTTATGCTGGAATTGAATATCAAGCAGGAAGCCCTGAAGCTCAAAAAGTTTTGAATTTCATACAAGAAAATTTTCCAGATAATTTTGATAAAATTCGTTTTGGAACAAAGGAAAAAGCATCTGAATTTTGGTCTCAAGTTGGATCAGATATGGTTGGAAATGATGTGATGGTTGGTATTGGTATTAAGCCAGTTAGTAGAAGCGGAAGTTTTAGATTAGTTCATAGTGCAATAAGTTATGCAATTGAAAATAATCGCAAATCTGTTACAATTGTTCATAAAGGTAATATCATGAAATATACAGAAGGTGCTTTTCGTGATTGGGGATATGGTGTTGCTAAGGATGTTTTTGGTGCTGTAGAAATTGATGGTGGACCTTGGTGTATAATACCTGAAGGCAAACCAGGGGCTGGCATGATAATAAAAGATGCAATTGCAGATATTACTTTACAACAAATTTTAACTCGTCCTGATGAGTTTGATGTTATTGCAACTTTAAATTTAAATGGTGATTATTTATCTGATGCTTTGGCTGCTCAAGTTGGTGGAATAGGCATTGCTCCAGGCGCAAATATAAATTACATTACTGGTGCTGCAATTTTTGAAGCTACACATGGTACTGCACCAAAATATGCTGGTTTAGACAAAGTTAACCCAGGTTCTGTAATTCTTTCCGGTGAAATGATGTTAAGATATATGGGCTGGACTGAAGCAGCAGACTTAATAATTAAGGGGATGGATGGTGCTATTGCAGCTAAAAATGTAACTTATGATTTTGCAAGATTGATGGATGGTGCAAATGAAATTAAGTGTTCAGAATTTGGAACTGAAATGATAAACAATATGTAA
- a CDS encoding Rieske 2Fe-2S domain-containing protein, whose protein sequence is MQRKNFIKIFFISLIGGIIFLLYKFIFKTPEIVKLGHVNEFQNFPHYEFDVGEKEAILMQNDKGEFYTLNLECTHKKCKVEWNKTDKEFKCKCHHGRYNAKGEPIGGPPKRPLEILTTMVMNDSLVVFADKNLFKQ, encoded by the coding sequence ATGCAAAGGAAAAATTTCATTAAAATATTCTTTATTTCTTTAATTGGAGGGATCATATTTTTATTATATAAGTTCATTTTTAAAACACCTGAAATAGTTAAACTTGGGCATGTAAATGAATTTCAAAACTTCCCGCATTATGAATTTGATGTAGGTGAAAAAGAAGCAATTTTAATGCAAAACGATAAAGGAGAATTTTACACTTTAAATTTGGAATGTACTCATAAAAAATGTAAAGTTGAATGGAATAAAACTGACAAAGAATTTAAATGTAAATGCCATCATGGAAGGTATAATGCTAAGGGAGAGCCAATTGGTGGTCCTCCAAAAAGACCATTAGAGATTTTAACAACAATGGTAATGAATGATAGCTTGGTTGTATTTGCAGACAAAAATTTGTTTAAGCAATAA
- a CDS encoding N-6 DNA methylase: MNLDQYINNLNQRYKLGNSTEHTFRGDLQQLLESLVPDIRATNEPKRQSCGAPDYILTKKEIPVGFIEAKDIGDKDLEGAKKTGNKEQFDRYKASLNNLIFTDYLDFHLYIDGIFITKIAIAALRQTQGDKYEVVPLSENFATFTNLIKDFATHVGQTIKSSKKLAEMMAGKARLLSDVIEKALTSDETHNENSTLKDQMNAFKQILIHDITPKGFADVYAQTIAYGMFAARLHDPTLPTFSRQEAAELIPKSNPFLRKLFGYIAGPEIDDRIKWIVDSLVEIFLACNVEEILKNYGKSTKMEDPIIHFYETFLSEYDPKLRKARGVWYTPAPVVNFIVRAVDDILKTEFDLPQGLADNSKTKIKVDVQGKKTEQEVHKVQILDPATGTGTFLAEVVKHIHKKFEGQKGIWSNYVETHLLPRLNGFELLMASYAMAHLKLDLLLTETGYKATTNQRFRVYLTNSLEEHHQDTGTLFANWLSTEANEANHIKRDTPVMCVIGNPPYSGESANKGEWIMSLMEDYKKEPGGKEKLKEQNSKMLNDDYAKFLRYGQHFIEKNGSGILAFINPHGFLDNQTFRGMRWNLLKAYDKIYTIDLHGNSRKKEISPDGSADVNVFDIMQGVSINLFIKTGNKKSNELGKVFHFDLFGKREFKYDFLIENSIKNINFKELPNVAPNYFFVKKDYGVQEKYDAGFQINEIFIVNSVGITTSNDSILINKNIDELEQNVSNFYSIEIDKKLICQFPYRPFDYQKIYFDTKKIGRAREKVMKHFFKNKNIGLTFEKIVSIIKPDYSDIFVVNSMVDKHTLGGASYLAPLYLYPETNGQQTIGQTAERTPNLNTEIVKQIADKLGLTFTNEKETTKNTFAPIDILDYIYAVLHSPTYREKYKEFLKIDFPRVPFPKDNGTFWQLVKLGGEIRQIHLLESPIVEKYITQYPKDGSNVVVKPKYENGKVFINDTQYFDNVPQVAWDFYIGGYQPAQKWLKDRKQRTLEFDDILHYQKIVIALSETDRLMKEINKIEIE; this comes from the coding sequence ATGAATTTAGACCAGTACATAAACAACTTAAATCAGCGTTATAAACTTGGTAATTCTACCGAGCATACTTTTCGTGGCGACTTGCAACAACTGTTAGAAAGTTTAGTGCCTGACATTAGGGCGACCAACGAACCCAAAAGACAATCTTGCGGAGCACCCGACTACATTCTGACCAAAAAAGAAATTCCAGTAGGTTTTATTGAAGCAAAGGACATTGGCGACAAAGACCTTGAAGGAGCAAAGAAAACGGGAAATAAAGAACAGTTCGACCGATACAAGGCTTCGCTAAACAACTTAATTTTTACCGACTATTTAGACTTCCATTTATACATTGACGGAATTTTTATTACAAAAATTGCAATTGCTGCCCTTCGACAAACTCAGGGTGACAAGTATGAAGTAGTTCCGCTATCCGAGAACTTTGCAACTTTTACAAATCTCATCAAAGACTTTGCTACCCACGTTGGGCAGACAATAAAAAGTTCAAAAAAACTGGCAGAAATGATGGCGGGCAAAGCCCGCCTTCTTTCTGATGTTATTGAAAAGGCGTTGACAAGTGATGAAACTCATAATGAGAATAGCACACTTAAAGACCAAATGAACGCCTTTAAGCAAATTCTTATTCACGACATTACGCCCAAAGGATTTGCTGATGTGTATGCTCAAACCATTGCTTACGGAATGTTTGCGGCTCGTTTACACGACCCAACTTTGCCCACTTTCAGCAGACAAGAAGCCGCAGAATTAATTCCAAAATCAAATCCGTTTTTACGCAAACTGTTTGGCTACATTGCTGGTCCCGAAATTGACGACCGTATTAAATGGATTGTAGATAGTTTGGTGGAAATATTTTTGGCTTGCAATGTTGAAGAAATTTTAAAAAACTACGGGAAGTCAACAAAAATGGAAGACCCAATCATCCATTTTTACGAAACATTTTTGAGTGAGTACGACCCGAAATTGCGAAAGGCTCGTGGCGTTTGGTACACACCTGCACCAGTTGTAAATTTTATTGTTCGGGCAGTTGATGATATTTTAAAAACCGAGTTTGATTTACCGCAAGGACTTGCAGACAATAGCAAAACAAAGATAAAGGTTGATGTACAGGGCAAAAAGACAGAACAGGAAGTTCACAAAGTTCAAATACTTGACCCAGCAACAGGCACAGGAACTTTTTTAGCTGAAGTAGTAAAACATATTCATAAAAAATTTGAAGGACAAAAAGGAATTTGGAGCAATTATGTAGAAACGCATTTATTGCCTCGCCTCAATGGATTTGAGTTGCTAATGGCAAGTTACGCAATGGCACATTTAAAATTAGATTTACTTTTAACTGAAACAGGCTACAAAGCAACAACAAACCAAAGGTTCAGAGTTTATCTTACCAACAGTTTAGAAGAACACCACCAAGACACAGGAACTCTTTTTGCAAATTGGTTAAGTACAGAAGCCAACGAAGCCAATCACATCAAAAGAGATACACCAGTAATGTGTGTAATTGGAAATCCGCCATATAGCGGAGAAAGTGCAAACAAGGGAGAATGGATAATGAGCCTGATGGAAGATTATAAAAAAGAACCAGGCGGAAAAGAAAAACTAAAAGAACAAAATTCAAAAATGTTAAATGACGATTACGCAAAATTTTTGCGTTATGGTCAACACTTTATAGAGAAAAATGGAAGCGGAATTTTGGCTTTTATCAATCCACACGGATTTTTAGATAATCAAACTTTTCGTGGAATGCGTTGGAATTTATTAAAAGCCTACGACAAAATTTATACTATTGATTTGCACGGAAATTCACGAAAAAAAGAAATTTCTCCAGATGGAAGTGCAGATGTAAATGTTTTTGATATTATGCAAGGAGTTTCTATAAACCTATTTATTAAAACTGGAAACAAAAAATCAAATGAATTAGGAAAAGTCTTTCATTTTGATTTGTTTGGAAAACGTGAATTCAAATACGATTTTCTAATTGAAAATTCAATTAAAAACATTAATTTCAAAGAATTACCAAATGTTGCTCCAAACTATTTTTTTGTAAAAAAAGATTACGGAGTTCAAGAAAAATATGATGCAGGTTTTCAAATAAATGAAATATTTATTGTCAATTCAGTTGGGATAACTACATCAAATGATTCAATATTAATTAATAAGAACATTGATGAGTTAGAGCAAAATGTTTCAAACTTTTATTCTATTGAAATTGATAAAAAATTAATTTGTCAGTTTCCATATAGACCATTTGACTATCAAAAAATATATTTTGACACTAAAAAAATTGGAAGGGCAAGAGAAAAGGTAATGAAACACTTTTTTAAAAATAAAAATATTGGGTTAACTTTTGAAAAAATTGTTTCAATAATTAAACCTGATTATAGTGATATTTTTGTAGTCAATTCTATGGTTGATAAACATACACTTGGCGGAGCAAGTTATTTAGCACCTTTGTATCTTTATCCCGAAACCAATGGACAACAAACCATTGGGCAAACAGCAGAAAGAACACCAAACCTAAACACAGAAATTGTAAAGCAAATAGCAGATAAATTAGGTTTAACCTTCACCAACGAAAAAGAAACAACCAAAAACACATTTGCACCCATTGACATTTTAGATTATATCTATGCTGTTTTACATTCACCAACGTACCGAGAAAAATACAAAGAGTTTTTAAAAATTGATTTTCCGAGAGTGCCTTTTCCAAAAGACAACGGTACGTTTTGGCAATTGGTAAAACTTGGTGGTGAAATACGGCAAATACATTTATTAGAAAGTCCAATTGTTGAAAAATATATAACGCAATATCCAAAAGATGGAAGCAATGTTGTTGTAAAACCAAAATACGAAAACGGAAAAGTTTTTATTAACGATACACAGTATTTCGACAATGTTCCACAAGTTGCTTGGGACTTTTACATTGGTGGTTATCAACCAGCACAAAAATGGCTCAAAGACCGCAAACAAAGAACACTTGAGTTTGATGACATTTTACATTATCAAAAAATAGTTATAGCCCTTTCTGAAACAGATAGATTGATGAAAGAGATTAATAAAATTGAAATTGAATGA
- a CDS encoding serine hydroxymethyltransferase, translating to MNFLEEQDKEIFAAVMGETKRQNDKIELIASENFTSQAVMETQGSVLTNKYAEGYPGRRFYGGCEWVDVAETIAQDRLKQLFNAEYVNVQPHSGSGANMAVYFSFLKHGDVVLGMDLSHGGHLTHGSSVNFSGKFYNFVSYGVDRESGLIDYNIVREQAHKHKPKMITVGASAYSRNIDYKAFGDIAKEVGAFLMADIAHPAGLIAKGWLNSPIEHCTVVTSTTHKTLRGPRGGIIMLGKDFENPFGVVAPKSGRKKMMSELIDSWVMPGIQGGPLMHVIAAKGVAFGEALKDDFKIYTKNVIDNAKAFSIAMMNNGYKVVSGGTDNHLLLIDLMDHNLTGKAAEIALDNAGITCNKNGVPFDDKSPLITSGIRLGTPAMTTRGMSENEFKQIADFIHKILGDISNTDLQTKVKKDVAEFCNQFPLYK from the coding sequence ATGAATTTTTTAGAAGAGCAGGATAAAGAAATTTTTGCCGCAGTAATGGGGGAAACAAAAAGGCAAAATGACAAGATTGAACTAATAGCAAGTGAGAACTTTACAAGCCAAGCAGTAATGGAAACTCAGGGTTCTGTTCTAACTAACAAGTATGCAGAAGGGTATCCGGGGCGTAGGTTCTATGGTGGTTGTGAATGGGTTGATGTTGCAGAAACTATTGCACAAGATAGGCTAAAGCAATTGTTTAATGCTGAATATGTTAACGTTCAGCCACATTCAGGATCAGGAGCAAATATGGCGGTCTATTTTTCTTTTCTAAAACATGGTGATGTTGTTCTTGGTATGGATTTATCTCATGGTGGACATTTAACACATGGTTCATCAGTAAATTTTTCTGGTAAATTTTACAATTTTGTTTCTTATGGAGTTGATAGAGAATCGGGTTTGATAGATTATAATATTGTTCGCGAACAAGCTCATAAGCACAAACCTAAAATGATTACTGTTGGAGCATCAGCTTACAGCAGAAACATTGATTACAAAGCATTTGGAGACATTGCTAAAGAAGTTGGTGCATTCCTAATGGCAGACATTGCCCATCCTGCTGGATTGATTGCAAAAGGATGGCTAAACTCACCAATTGAGCATTGCACAGTTGTTACATCAACAACACATAAAACCCTAAGAGGACCAAGAGGGGGGATAATAATGCTTGGTAAAGATTTCGAAAATCCATTTGGCGTTGTTGCTCCAAAATCTGGCAGAAAAAAAATGATGAGTGAATTAATAGATAGTTGGGTTATGCCTGGAATACAAGGTGGACCATTAATGCATGTTATTGCAGCAAAGGGGGTTGCTTTTGGTGAAGCACTAAAAGATGATTTCAAAATTTATACTAAAAATGTAATTGATAATGCAAAGGCTTTCTCAATTGCAATGATGAATAATGGTTATAAAGTTGTTTCAGGAGGGACTGATAATCATTTACTATTAATTGATTTAATGGATCATAACTTAACAGGTAAGGCAGCTGAAATTGCATTAGATAACGCTGGAATTACTTGTAATAAGAATGGGGTTCCATTCGATGATAAATCCCCTTTAATTACATCTGGCATAAGGCTTGGTACTCCTGCTATGACAACAAGGGGGATGTCCGAAAATGAGTTCAAACAAATTGCGGATTTTATTCATAAAATTTTAGGAGATATTAGCAACACAGATTTGCAAACTAAAGTAAAAAAAGATGTAGCCGAGTTTTGCAATCAGTTTCCACTTTACAAATAA
- a CDS encoding EamA family transporter, whose product MEPWLLYSLLAMLFAGLTSILAKVGLKDISSDLGLAIRTGVVFIIVIANSFLLGNVNEIGKLTPKTILFLVISGITTSLSWIFYYRAMKLGKVSYVATIDKGSIVITLMLSFLLLKEPLTLKLISGAILIISGLIVIAS is encoded by the coding sequence ATGGAACCATGGCTATTGTACTCTCTCTTGGCTATGCTTTTTGCAGGTTTAACTTCAATTCTTGCAAAAGTAGGTTTGAAAGATATAAGTTCAGATTTAGGCTTGGCAATTCGTACTGGAGTTGTGTTTATAATTGTAATAGCAAATTCTTTTTTACTTGGAAATGTTAACGAAATTGGGAAACTTACACCAAAGACAATTCTCTTCCTTGTTATTTCTGGAATAACAACATCACTTTCTTGGATCTTCTACTATCGTGCAATGAAATTAGGGAAAGTTTCATATGTTGCAACTATTGATAAAGGGAGCATTGTAATAACTTTAATGCTCTCCTTTTTACTACTTAAAGAGCCACTAACCTTAAAATTAATTTCGGGTGCAATTTTAATAATCTCTGGGTTAATTGTTATTGCTAGTTAA